From the Phorcysia thermohydrogeniphila genome, the window TTTCGTTTACGGCTCACGTAACGTCATTGAGTTTTACTCTGAGCTCTTAAATCTACCCTGTGATTTACCCATCGTTAAAGGGGCAAGGAGGGGAGCTCCACCGGGAATTTACCTCATAAACGTCACCGATAACGTCCCCTTTAAACCGGGAGAAGTAGGAAAAGACTCAGGAAAAGCCCAAATCCTCTACATAGAGAAAGCCATTGAAGACGCCAAAAGAGGGGAAATAAAGGCGATTGTTACCCTCCCTATAAACAAGGAAAGTGCAAAACTTGGGGGCTTTCCATTTCCGGGACACACAGAGTTCTTAGCCCACGCCTTCGGCGTTAAAGAGTACGCAATGATGCTTGCAAACGAAAAGTTAAAAGTCGTTCTCCAGACAACCCACGTGGCCTTAAAGGAAGTCCCAAGCTTAATAACAGAAGAGAAAATCCTTTCAAAGCTAAGGTTAATAGACAAAAGCCTCAAAAAACCCCGTATAGCCGTTGCCGGCCTAAACCCCCACGCAGGAGAAAACGGCCTTTTTGGGGACGAGGAGCTAAAAATCATCAGACCAGCAATAGAAAAGGCAAAAAAAGAAGGAATAA encodes:
- the pdxA gene encoding 4-hydroxythreonine-4-phosphate dehydrogenase PdxA, with translation MLLKSLYFLRSLSLPIFVYGSRNVIEFYSELLNLPCDLPIVKGARRGAPPGIYLINVTDNVPFKPGEVGKDSGKAQILYIEKAIEDAKRGEIKAIVTLPINKESAKLGGFPFPGHTEFLAHAFGVKEYAMMLANEKLKVVLQTTHVALKEVPSLITEEKILSKLRLIDKSLKKPRIAVAGLNPHAGENGLFGDEELKIIRPAIEKAKKEGINVAGPLPADTVFVRALKGEFEVVLCMYHDQGLIPIKLLGFGNSVNVTLGLPVVRTSVDHGTAYDIAGKGIASPESFKTAVKMAIELLTR